In Flavobacterium sp. N3904, one DNA window encodes the following:
- the truA gene encoding tRNA pseudouridine(38-40) synthase TruA — MRYFIKLAYNGTNYHGWQYQPNAASVQETMNKAFSVILNTEINLMGAGRTDTGVHAKEMYAHFDLETAFDIPNTIHKLNSFLPKDIVVYAILPVADEAHCRFDATKRTYEYHINTFKNAFLQEQSWYFHQKLDLDLMNEAAKSLLNHTDFQCFSKVNTDVNTFDCSIFEAYWKKVDDKLIFTISANRFLRNMVRSIVGTLINIGLHKITLDDFEKIIESKNRDKAGFSVPAHGLYLTKIEYDYL; from the coding sequence TTGAGGTATTTTATAAAACTAGCATACAACGGAACAAATTATCACGGTTGGCAATACCAACCCAATGCAGCTTCTGTTCAGGAAACGATGAACAAAGCTTTTTCGGTAATTCTAAATACTGAGATTAATCTTATGGGCGCCGGAAGAACCGATACCGGTGTTCATGCCAAAGAAATGTATGCCCATTTTGATTTGGAAACTGCATTTGACATTCCGAATACAATACACAAACTCAATTCTTTTTTACCGAAAGACATTGTTGTATATGCTATTTTACCTGTTGCCGACGAAGCACATTGTCGTTTTGATGCTACCAAAAGAACTTATGAATACCACATAAATACTTTTAAGAATGCCTTTCTTCAAGAGCAAAGCTGGTATTTTCATCAAAAGCTGGATTTGGATTTAATGAATGAGGCTGCAAAATCATTACTGAACCATACCGATTTTCAGTGCTTTTCTAAAGTCAATACCGATGTAAACACATTTGATTGCAGTATATTTGAAGCGTATTGGAAGAAAGTGGATGATAAATTAATTTTTACCATTTCGGCCAATCGTTTTTTACGAAATATGGTTCGATCCATAGTGGGAACCTTAATCAATATTGGCTTACACAAAATTACTTTGGATGATTTTGAGAAAATTATAGAAAGTAAAAATAGAGACAAAGCCGGATTTTCGGTTCCGGCACATGGGTTATATTTAACCAAAATAGAATACGATTATTTATAG
- a CDS encoding ABC transporter ATP-binding protein, producing MKAKAFDTRLFKRILKYTKPYQWRFNGVIIFAISLSVFAALRPYLLKQTVDSYIQPKDQNGLLVYITLMGIVLLLEVFSQFFFVYWANWLGQDIVKDIRVKLFKHILSFRMKYFDLVPVGQLVTRSVSDIEAIARIFSQGLFMIISDLMKMLVVLIFMFYMNWKLTWIVIVAMPILVFITRIFQKKMQVAFEEVRTQIANMNSFVQERVTGMKIVQLFHREDIEAEKFRIINDKHNRAWIKTILYNSIFFPIADIISSLTLGFIVLYGGFHILEGDTSTTFGDLFSYTMFIGMLFNPLRQIADKFNEMQLGMIAANRVFDILDTQDQIQDTGTIEAPLFDGEIRFENVHFGYIPNEEVIKGINLEVKASQTIAIVGSTGAGKSTIINLLNRFYEINSGSIFIDNHNIENYTLSSLRKQIAVVLQDVFLFADTIYNNITLNNPEITRDQVLNAAKKIGVHEFIMSLPDNYDFDVKERGVMLSSGQRQLIAFLRAFVSNPSILILDEATSSIDTYSEELIQRATETITKGRTSIVIAHRLATIVNADKIVVMDKGLIVEQGTHQELINQEKGYYKNLYDSQFSVTN from the coding sequence ATGAAAGCAAAAGCATTTGATACCCGCTTATTCAAGAGAATATTAAAATATACCAAACCCTATCAATGGCGTTTTAATGGTGTGATCATTTTCGCCATTTCATTATCCGTTTTTGCAGCACTTCGCCCTTATTTATTGAAACAAACGGTGGACAGTTACATACAACCCAAAGATCAAAATGGGTTATTGGTTTATATTACATTAATGGGAATTGTGCTTTTATTGGAAGTTTTCTCCCAATTTTTCTTTGTGTATTGGGCCAACTGGCTGGGACAGGATATTGTGAAGGACATTCGGGTAAAACTATTCAAGCACATTTTAAGTTTTAGAATGAAATATTTTGATTTGGTTCCTGTGGGCCAACTCGTAACGCGTTCTGTATCTGACATTGAAGCGATTGCCCGTATTTTCAGTCAAGGATTATTTATGATTATAAGTGATTTGATGAAAATGCTAGTAGTCCTCATTTTCATGTTTTATATGAACTGGAAACTAACATGGATTGTGATTGTTGCGATGCCTATTTTGGTTTTTATCACTCGAATTTTTCAAAAAAAGATGCAAGTTGCCTTTGAGGAAGTACGAACTCAAATTGCCAACATGAACTCATTTGTGCAAGAAAGAGTAACAGGCATGAAAATAGTTCAGCTGTTTCATCGAGAAGACATTGAAGCCGAAAAATTTAGGATAATCAATGACAAACACAATAGAGCATGGATAAAAACCATTTTGTACAACTCGATTTTCTTCCCCATTGCCGATATTATTTCGTCATTAACCCTAGGATTTATCGTTTTATATGGAGGTTTTCATATTTTAGAAGGTGATACTTCGACTACTTTTGGGGATTTATTTTCGTATACCATGTTCATCGGAATGTTGTTTAACCCGTTGCGTCAAATTGCGGATAAATTTAACGAAATGCAATTGGGAATGATTGCCGCCAACCGTGTTTTTGACATATTGGACACCCAAGACCAAATTCAGGACACGGGAACAATCGAAGCGCCTTTATTTGACGGAGAAATCCGTTTTGAAAACGTACATTTTGGCTATATCCCAAATGAAGAAGTGATAAAAGGAATCAATCTTGAGGTAAAAGCAAGCCAGACTATTGCCATTGTGGGCTCTACAGGAGCAGGAAAATCAACCATCATTAATTTATTGAATCGCTTTTATGAAATCAATAGTGGTTCAATATTCATCGATAATCACAATATAGAGAATTATACTTTGAGTTCGTTACGTAAGCAAATTGCAGTGGTTTTGCAGGATGTTTTCCTTTTTGCCGATACCATTTATAACAATATAACGCTCAACAATCCAGAAATTACTAGAGATCAAGTTTTGAATGCAGCCAAAAAAATAGGCGTTCATGAATTCATTATGAGCTTGCCTGATAATTATGACTTTGATGTAAAGGAACGCGGTGTAATGCTGTCGTCGGGACAACGCCAGCTTATTGCTTTTTTGCGTGCATTTGTAAGTAATCCAAGTATTTTGATCCTTGATGAAGCAACATCATCAATCGATACCTATTCGGAAGAATTAATCCAACGAGCAACCGAAACCATTACCAAAGGCCGAACTTCAATTGTAATTGCACATCGATTGGCAACAATTGTCAATGCTGATAAAATTGTGGTTATGGACAAGGGACTCATTGTAGAACAAGGAACGCATCAGGAATTAATAAACCAAGAAAAAGGATATTATAAAAACTTATATGATTCGCAGTTTTCAGTTACAAATTAA
- a CDS encoding tetratricopeptide repeat-containing sensor histidine kinase — MIQNRYYFLFIFLIYFSHQSLAQNKTLSKKEISRLINDASINRKTGEYEKSLLKSRVALEQANKNKDNDLIANCYLIIAANFDELTEPLKALHYYNLGLYYVKKTNNNILKNQFYNNLGNIYCFDKKQYNKGIYYYKKSLQHSQKILDRKQIFLTNLNIVWAYFDNGNYEEGLPYLEYINKYQILDGDDSTIVALNMLNGMYYSYTNDIEKATSSFEKAIELGTIGNEKSDLSYSHLEYSKFLNKIKKPQKAYENLILYNKITDELHIDEKLNKANIVGINLEIDHYKREIDKIETTYKTKQNKLIEEQSKNKKIVIVVLFLLICIIIFLYFFFQNIRLKQKNKLKDFQSKIQENIINASIDGQELERKKIAAFLHDNISSLLSSAGLHLNVFTSQNVTQTEEISKTKEILEEAHNQIRNLSHELMPSLLVRFGLLYALEDLCEKTSNSRIKIEFSSHIDIKKRYNEDFEMKLYFIITELINNIIKHSNATKAKIIIEENENKLQIITTDNGNGFIDNEFRLSEGFGINQIRARINNMKGEFIINSILNKGTTITLKIPIVK, encoded by the coding sequence ATGATTCAAAATAGATATTACTTTTTATTTATATTTCTAATCTATTTTAGTCATCAATCGCTTGCTCAAAACAAAACGCTTTCAAAAAAAGAAATCTCTCGATTAATAAATGATGCCAGTATAAATAGGAAAACTGGTGAATATGAAAAATCATTATTAAAATCAAGAGTTGCTCTAGAACAAGCTAATAAAAATAAGGATAATGATTTAATTGCCAATTGCTATTTAATCATAGCGGCCAATTTTGACGAATTAACAGAACCCTTAAAAGCATTACACTATTACAACCTTGGTCTTTACTATGTTAAAAAAACAAATAATAACATTTTAAAAAACCAGTTTTATAATAATTTAGGCAACATCTATTGTTTTGATAAAAAGCAATACAATAAAGGAATTTATTATTATAAAAAATCACTACAACACAGTCAAAAAATACTAGACAGAAAGCAAATATTCCTAACCAACCTTAATATTGTCTGGGCCTATTTTGATAATGGAAATTATGAAGAAGGATTGCCTTATTTGGAATACATCAACAAATATCAAATTTTAGATGGTGACGACTCAACCATTGTAGCTTTAAACATGCTCAATGGCATGTATTATAGCTATACAAACGACATAGAAAAAGCAACTTCCTCTTTTGAAAAAGCCATAGAACTTGGCACTATTGGAAATGAAAAATCCGACCTATCCTACTCTCACTTAGAATACTCAAAATTTTTAAATAAGATTAAAAAACCTCAAAAAGCGTATGAAAATCTTATATTATATAACAAAATTACCGATGAACTTCACATTGACGAAAAGCTAAACAAAGCCAACATAGTAGGTATTAATCTAGAAATTGATCATTATAAAAGAGAAATTGATAAAATTGAAACAACTTATAAAACAAAACAAAACAAACTCATTGAAGAACAATCCAAAAATAAAAAAATTGTCATTGTTGTTCTTTTTCTTTTAATATGTATAATAATTTTTCTCTATTTTTTCTTCCAAAACATTCGTTTGAAACAAAAAAACAAACTCAAAGACTTCCAGAGTAAAATACAAGAAAACATCATCAATGCGTCGATAGACGGTCAAGAATTGGAAAGAAAAAAAATTGCCGCATTTTTGCATGACAACATAAGCTCCTTACTTTCTTCAGCAGGGTTGCATCTTAATGTTTTTACCTCTCAAAACGTTACCCAAACAGAAGAAATAAGCAAAACCAAAGAAATTCTTGAAGAAGCCCATAACCAAATCAGAAATTTGTCCCACGAATTAATGCCTTCACTATTAGTAAGATTTGGCCTTCTTTATGCACTAGAAGACTTATGCGAAAAAACATCCAATTCTAGAATCAAAATCGAATTCAGTTCCCATATCGATATAAAAAAACGTTACAATGAAGATTTTGAAATGAAACTCTATTTTATAATCACCGAATTAATCAATAACATCATAAAACACAGTAATGCAACCAAAGCAAAAATCATTATAGAGGAAAACGAAAATAAATTGCAAATAATCACGACAGACAATGGAAATGGCTTTATAGATAACGAGTTCAGACTATCTGAAGGGTTTGGAATCAATCAAATCAGAGCAAGAATTAATAACATGAAAGGTGAATTTATCATTAATTCTATTCTAAATAAAGGAACCACAATTACATTAAAAATTCCAATTGTAAAATAA
- the lpdA gene encoding dihydrolipoyl dehydrogenase has translation MKYDIIVLGSGPGGYVTAIRASQLGFKVAVVEKENLGGVCLNWGCIPTKALLKSAQVFDYLKHASDYGLTVSSFDKDFPAVVQRSRGVAEGMSKGVQFLMKKNKIDVIDGFGKLKAGKKLDVTDKDGKVTEYSADHIIIATGARSRELPNLPQDGVKVIGYRQAMTLPTQPKSMIIVGSGAIGVEFAHFYNSMGTDVTIVEFMPNVVPVEDEDISKQFERSLKKAGIKIMTNSSVERIDTAGAGVKAFVKTAKGEEVLEADILLSAVGIKTNIENIGLEEVGIAVDKDKILVNAYNQTNIPGYYAIGDVTPGQALAHVASAEGINCVEKIAGLHVDPIDYGNVPGCTYATPEIASVGLTEKQAKEKGYELKIGKFPFSASGKAKAAGTPDGFVKVIFDAKYGEWLGCHMIGAGVTDMIAEAVVARKLETTGHEILKSIHPHPTMSEAVMEAVADAYGEVIHL, from the coding sequence ATGAAATACGATATTATAGTTTTAGGAAGTGGTCCTGGAGGATATGTTACAGCAATTAGAGCCTCTCAATTAGGATTTAAAGTGGCTGTAGTAGAAAAAGAAAACCTTGGTGGTGTGTGTTTGAACTGGGGATGTATTCCAACTAAAGCATTATTAAAATCAGCTCAGGTTTTTGATTACTTAAAACACGCTTCTGATTATGGATTGACTGTTTCATCATTTGACAAAGACTTTCCAGCAGTGGTTCAACGTAGCCGTGGGGTTGCTGAAGGAATGAGCAAAGGAGTTCAATTCTTGATGAAAAAAAATAAAATAGACGTTATTGATGGTTTTGGAAAACTGAAAGCCGGAAAAAAACTAGACGTTACCGATAAAGACGGAAAAGTTACTGAATACAGTGCTGATCACATTATCATTGCTACTGGAGCCCGTTCACGTGAGTTACCAAACTTACCTCAAGATGGTGTAAAAGTAATTGGATACCGTCAAGCAATGACATTGCCAACCCAACCAAAATCGATGATTATTGTAGGTTCTGGAGCTATTGGAGTAGAATTTGCACATTTTTACAATTCAATGGGAACAGATGTAACCATTGTAGAATTTATGCCAAATGTAGTTCCTGTAGAAGACGAGGATATCTCAAAACAATTTGAGCGTTCTTTGAAAAAAGCAGGAATCAAAATTATGACCAACTCATCTGTTGAAAGAATTGATACAGCTGGCGCAGGAGTAAAAGCATTTGTTAAAACGGCTAAAGGTGAAGAAGTTCTTGAAGCGGACATTTTATTGTCTGCTGTTGGAATCAAAACTAACATCGAAAACATCGGATTAGAAGAAGTTGGAATCGCTGTTGATAAAGATAAAATCTTGGTAAACGCTTACAACCAAACTAATATCCCAGGATACTATGCCATTGGTGACGTAACTCCAGGGCAAGCATTGGCTCACGTAGCTTCTGCTGAAGGAATCAATTGTGTGGAGAAAATTGCAGGATTGCATGTAGACCCTATCGATTACGGAAACGTTCCTGGATGTACCTATGCTACACCAGAAATTGCATCTGTAGGTTTGACTGAAAAACAAGCTAAAGAAAAAGGATACGAATTAAAAATTGGTAAATTCCCATTCTCTGCTTCAGGAAAAGCCAAAGCTGCTGGAACTCCAGATGGTTTTGTAAAAGTAATTTTTGACGCAAAATATGGCGAGTGGTTAGGATGTCACATGATTGGAGCTGGTGTTACCGATATGATTGCAGAAGCAGTTGTTGCTCGTAAACTGGAAACTACTGGACACGAAATCTTAAAATCGATTCACCCTCACCCAACAATGAGTGAAGCAGTTATGGAAGCTGTTGCTGATGCTTATGGAGAAGTGATTCACTTGTAA
- a CDS encoding NUMOD4 domain-containing protein, translated as MPQIRIYPNEQFKEIQLDYSLKLRYAISNKGRLISFSENIEDCRLLKGSLSDGYPTFSFRIKKDGKTVSKCLFLYKLVAQYFIPKQSEEQTYVLHLDYSRNNDDVNNLRWATRAEMIDHRNKSPNIIQARKNLIEHNLKADGRKLTTIRVMLIKKILARPEQKTRLKMIAKQFGVSEMQIRRIATGENWGHVKI; from the coding sequence ATGCCACAAATTAGAATTTATCCAAACGAACAATTTAAAGAAATACAACTCGATTACTCTTTAAAACTTCGATATGCCATTTCAAACAAAGGCCGATTAATTAGTTTTTCAGAGAACATAGAAGATTGTCGTCTATTGAAAGGATCTTTAAGTGATGGTTATCCAACTTTTTCATTCCGAATCAAAAAAGACGGTAAAACCGTTAGCAAATGTTTATTTCTTTATAAACTAGTAGCTCAATATTTTATACCGAAACAGTCTGAGGAACAAACGTATGTATTACATTTAGATTATAGTCGAAATAACGATGATGTCAATAATTTACGTTGGGCTACTAGAGCTGAAATGATTGACCATAGGAATAAAAGTCCAAATATAATTCAAGCCAGAAAAAATCTAATCGAACACAACTTAAAAGCTGACGGAAGAAAATTAACAACAATTAGAGTCATGTTAATCAAAAAGATTTTAGCCCGGCCAGAACAAAAAACACGCCTAAAAATGATTGCCAAACAATTTGGTGTAAGCGAAATGCAAATCAGACGTATTGCAACTGGTGAAAATTGGGGACATGTAAAGATTTAA
- the rho gene encoding transcription termination factor Rho, translating to MFDISVLKEMKLSELQEIAKTAKTIKFNGVKKDTLISQILEHQVATSEPTIEKVVDEEKPKRARITPAKKGSVAKVIADSQSLNSEEIQNDIPVAIESETVEQPAIVNTENSAPIQKKEGKIVKFSKSAYEKKMALQREKEALKEAANAIDNESITSDVATTDDTTDVVTESSESSIPQKKIIPHERKRTDEVNQLNKKIPNQNGNQNPNQNGNSNPNQNQNPNFKNKKSNFKDSDFEFDGIIESEGVLEMMPDGYGFLRSSDYNYLASPDDIYLSTSQVRLFGLKTGDTVKGVVRPPKEGEKFFPLVRVLKINGHDPQVVRDRVSFEHLTPVFPSEKFRLAEKQSTISTRIIDLFSPIGKGQRGMIVAQPKTGKTMLLKEIANAIAANHPEVYLIVLLIDERPEEVTDMQRSVRGEVIASTFDREPQEHVKIANIVLEKAKRLVECGHDVVILLDSITRLARAYNTVQPASGKVLSGGVDANALQKPKRFFGAARNVENGGSLSIIATALTETGSKMDEVIFEEFKGTGNMELQLDRKIANKRIFPAIDLTSSSTRRDDMLLDPKTLQRMWIMRKYLSDMNPVEAMDFINDRFKKTKNNDEFLISMND from the coding sequence ATGTTTGATATTTCTGTATTAAAAGAAATGAAGCTTTCTGAGCTTCAAGAAATAGCTAAAACAGCTAAAACCATTAAGTTCAACGGCGTAAAAAAAGACACTTTAATCAGTCAAATTTTAGAACATCAAGTTGCTACTTCAGAACCAACTATTGAAAAAGTTGTAGATGAGGAAAAACCCAAAAGAGCTCGTATCACACCTGCCAAAAAAGGCTCGGTTGCCAAAGTCATTGCTGATTCTCAGTCATTAAATAGTGAAGAAATTCAGAATGATATCCCAGTTGCAATTGAATCTGAAACTGTTGAGCAACCAGCAATAGTCAATACAGAGAATTCGGCACCGATTCAGAAAAAAGAAGGCAAGATTGTAAAGTTCAGTAAATCGGCCTATGAGAAAAAAATGGCTTTGCAAAGAGAAAAAGAAGCATTAAAAGAAGCCGCTAATGCAATTGATAATGAGAGTATAACTTCTGATGTTGCAACAACAGATGATACAACAGATGTAGTCACAGAAAGCTCTGAATCAAGTATTCCACAAAAAAAGATAATTCCACACGAGCGAAAGCGAACTGACGAAGTTAATCAATTAAATAAAAAGATTCCAAACCAAAATGGGAATCAAAATCCAAATCAAAACGGAAATTCTAACCCCAATCAAAATCAAAATCCAAATTTCAAAAACAAGAAAAGCAATTTCAAAGACTCTGATTTTGAATTTGATGGAATTATAGAAAGTGAAGGGGTTCTGGAAATGATGCCTGACGGATATGGTTTTTTACGTTCTTCAGATTATAATTATTTGGCTTCACCCGATGATATTTATTTATCAACCTCTCAAGTGCGATTGTTTGGTCTCAAAACGGGCGATACTGTAAAAGGTGTGGTTAGACCTCCAAAAGAAGGGGAGAAATTTTTTCCGCTTGTTAGAGTTTTAAAAATAAATGGTCACGATCCGCAAGTTGTTCGCGATAGGGTTTCTTTCGAACATTTAACCCCTGTTTTTCCTTCTGAAAAATTCAGATTGGCCGAAAAACAAAGTACTATTTCAACTCGCATTATTGATTTGTTTTCTCCGATAGGAAAAGGACAGCGTGGAATGATAGTTGCACAGCCCAAAACCGGAAAAACAATGTTGCTTAAGGAAATTGCCAATGCAATAGCTGCAAACCATCCCGAAGTTTACTTAATAGTATTGTTGATTGATGAGCGTCCGGAAGAGGTTACCGATATGCAGCGAAGTGTACGTGGAGAAGTAATAGCTTCTACATTTGACAGAGAACCACAGGAGCATGTGAAAATTGCTAATATCGTTCTCGAAAAAGCAAAGCGTTTGGTAGAATGTGGTCATGATGTAGTTATACTTTTAGATTCAATAACGCGTTTGGCCAGAGCTTATAATACGGTACAACCTGCTTCGGGAAAAGTATTAAGCGGTGGTGTGGATGCCAATGCATTGCAAAAACCAAAACGTTTCTTTGGAGCTGCACGTAATGTTGAAAACGGTGGGTCTTTAAGTATCATAGCTACAGCATTGACCGAAACAGGGTCAAAAATGGATGAAGTTATCTTTGAGGAATTTAAGGGTACCGGTAATATGGAGTTACAATTGGATAGAAAAATTGCCAATAAACGTATTTTTCCTGCTATCGATTTAACCTCTTCAAGTACAAGACGTGACGATATGTTATTAGATCCAAAGACACTACAAAGAATGTGGATTATGCGAAAATACCTGTCGG
- a CDS encoding DUF4293 domain-containing protein, with protein sequence MIQRIQTIYLFLAFLAVGVLPYIFPLWVLNNGKDYYFMQNQFYVILLGLSTAITVYSIISFKKRQTQFVLNRLNIILNLILLGLFVYHSLNISGEAVAVSKKGIGMFLPIFAIVVLVFANKAIKKDEDLVKSVDRLR encoded by the coding sequence ATGATACAAAGAATTCAAACTATATATTTATTTCTTGCTTTTTTAGCCGTTGGCGTTTTGCCTTATATTTTCCCCTTATGGGTTTTAAATAATGGGAAAGATTATTATTTTATGCAAAACCAATTCTATGTTATTTTATTAGGATTGAGTACTGCAATAACGGTTTACAGCATTATATCTTTCAAAAAAAGACAAACTCAATTTGTATTAAACAGATTGAACATCATATTAAATTTGATTTTATTAGGATTGTTTGTATATCATTCACTAAATATATCTGGAGAAGCAGTTGCTGTTTCTAAGAAAGGTATTGGGATGTTTCTACCTATCTTTGCTATTGTAGTATTAGTTTTTGCTAATAAGGCTATCAAGAAGGACGAGGATCTTGTAAAATCTGTGGATCGGTTGAGATAA
- a CDS encoding metallophosphoesterase family protein produces MKKILLLSDTHSHIDDTILKYVHQADEVWHAGDIGDLIVTDTIKKLKPLRCVYGNIDDSQARLEFPLHNRFFCEGVDVWITHIGGYPGKYNPALKAEIASNPPKLFICGHSHILKVIFDKKNNLLHMNPGAAGKSGFHQVRTMLRFEIDGEAIKNLEIIEIDKKG; encoded by the coding sequence ATGAAAAAGATTCTTCTGCTTTCTGATACGCACAGTCATATAGATGACACGATCTTGAAATATGTTCATCAAGCCGATGAGGTTTGGCATGCTGGAGACATAGGAGATTTAATAGTTACTGATACGATTAAAAAGCTGAAACCGTTGCGTTGTGTTTATGGTAATATTGATGATAGTCAAGCGCGTTTGGAATTTCCGTTGCACAACCGTTTTTTTTGTGAAGGCGTCGATGTCTGGATCACGCACATTGGCGGTTATCCCGGAAAATACAATCCGGCATTGAAGGCTGAAATAGCGAGTAATCCTCCAAAGTTGTTTATTTGTGGGCATTCGCATATTCTGAAAGTAATTTTTGATAAAAAGAATAATCTATTGCACATGAATCCAGGTGCAGCGGGGAAAAGTGGTTTTCATCAAGTGCGAACGATGCTTCGTTTTGAGATTGATGGAGAGGCAATTAAAAATTTGGAAATTATTGAAATAGATAAAAAAGGATGA
- the cysK gene encoding cysteine synthase A, giving the protein MVHNNILETIGNTPHVKINKLFGTDANVWVKLEKTNPGASIKDRIALSMIEDAEQKGLLQKGSTIIEATSGNTGIGLAMVAAVKGYRLILVMPESMSVERRRLMSIYGAEFVLTPREKGMKGALEKAQELTSEIAQSWSPLQFENPANIEIHKTTTAQEIIKAFPNGLDYLITGVGTGGHITGCAEILKQQFPNLKVFAVEPEASPVISGGAPSPHPIQGIGAGFIPANLHTEILDGVIQVSKDEAFEYSQRAAKEEGILLGISSGASLAAVAKKLKEIPSDSKILTFCYDTGERYLSIEGLFE; this is encoded by the coding sequence ATGGTACACAACAACATATTAGAAACTATTGGTAATACGCCTCATGTAAAAATCAATAAATTATTTGGAACCGATGCGAATGTTTGGGTAAAACTAGAAAAAACAAATCCAGGGGCCAGCATCAAAGACAGAATTGCTTTGTCTATGATAGAAGATGCAGAGCAAAAAGGATTGTTGCAAAAAGGAAGTACCATAATCGAAGCTACTTCTGGAAACACAGGAATTGGACTTGCTATGGTTGCCGCAGTAAAAGGCTATCGACTAATCTTGGTGATGCCAGAATCCATGTCTGTAGAAAGACGCCGATTGATGAGTATTTATGGCGCCGAATTTGTTCTTACTCCTCGCGAAAAAGGAATGAAAGGAGCCTTAGAAAAAGCCCAAGAATTGACATCCGAAATTGCTCAGTCTTGGTCACCGCTACAATTTGAAAACCCTGCAAATATCGAAATTCACAAAACCACTACTGCACAGGAAATCATAAAAGCTTTTCCAAATGGCTTGGATTATCTCATTACAGGAGTTGGAACTGGTGGCCATATCACTGGTTGTGCCGAAATACTAAAACAACAATTTCCAAATCTAAAAGTTTTTGCTGTAGAGCCTGAAGCTTCTCCAGTTATTAGTGGTGGAGCACCCTCCCCTCACCCTATTCAAGGCATTGGAGCCGGATTTATTCCAGCCAATTTACATACTGAAATTCTTGATGGAGTGATACAAGTAAGCAAAGATGAAGCATTTGAATATTCTCAAAGAGCCGCTAAAGAAGAAGGTATTCTTCTAGGAATTTCATCCGGTGCATCATTGGCTGCTGTTGCCAAAAAACTTAAAGAGATTCCTTCCGATTCCAAAATACTTACTTTTTGTTATGACACTGGAGAACGTTATTTGAGCATTGAAGGTCTATTTGAATAA
- a CDS encoding response regulator transcription factor, with product MTKNIRIHLADDHQIIIHGIQTLLHTVPNFKVVGSSLNGTTIFDDVTNNHADVLVLDISMPEKDGIEVVKEFAEKGFPCKVIILSSYDDLKLIKEIMDLGVSGYLTKQCAGDNIIEAVHAVSNGEEYFCESIRAKIFTNATKNNPKLSTYKPNVNPLLTEREIEIIILIALEYSGKEISEELFISINTVETHRKNIMKKLKARNTIGIVKYAMNNHLIIS from the coding sequence ATGACAAAGAATATTAGAATTCATCTAGCAGACGATCATCAAATAATTATTCACGGAATTCAGACATTACTTCATACCGTACCTAATTTTAAGGTTGTTGGTTCTTCATTAAATGGCACTACCATATTTGATGATGTCACAAATAATCACGCTGATGTACTTGTTTTGGATATAAGTATGCCAGAAAAAGACGGAATTGAAGTAGTCAAAGAATTTGCAGAAAAAGGATTTCCCTGCAAAGTCATTATTCTATCTAGTTATGATGATCTAAAACTAATAAAAGAAATCATGGATTTGGGCGTTAGCGGCTATTTGACCAAACAATGTGCCGGTGATAATATTATTGAAGCTGTGCATGCTGTCTCCAATGGTGAAGAATATTTTTGCGAATCTATTCGAGCAAAAATATTTACCAATGCAACCAAAAACAACCCAAAACTAAGTACATACAAACCCAATGTAAATCCGTTACTGACAGAACGCGAAATAGAAATCATTATATTGATTGCTTTAGAATACAGTGGTAAAGAAATAAGTGAAGAGCTTTTTATAAGTATAAATACCGTAGAAACTCATCGAAAAAATATCATGAAAAAACTTAAAGCAAGGAACACAATTGGCATTGTCAAATATGCCATGAACAATCACTTGATTATTTCTTAA